The Ziziphus jujuba cultivar Dongzao chromosome 7, ASM3175591v1 genome includes a region encoding these proteins:
- the LOC107423652 gene encoding uncharacterized protein LOC107423652 isoform X3, with amino-acid sequence MGEHERWAQPPSGLLPNGLLPNEAASVMRLLDSERWKKAEERIEDLISCIQPNAPSEEHRNAVADYVQRLITKCFPCQVFTFGSVPLKTYLPDGDIDLTAFSKNQNLKDTWAHQVRDMLENEEKKENAEFRVKEVQYIQAEVKIIKCLVENIVVDISFNQLGGLCTLCFLEEVDHLINQKHLFKRSIILIKAWCYYESRILGAHHGLISTYALETLVLYIFHVFNNSFAGPLEVLYRFLEFFSKFDWDNFCVSLWGPVPISSLPDVTAEPPRKDGGDLLLKKFFLEACSSVYAVFPGGQENQGQPFVSKHFNVIDPLRVNNNLGRSVSKGNFFRIRSAFAFGAKRLARLLDCPKEDLYFEVNQFFFNTWDRHGSGHRPDAPRNELWRLRLGNPDNIHGPENTRSDTSNKKNEILSGRENQGDGIHRFFYVPSQQGNLSSESITRASDVSTIAHSQTQKSYGNANNSQVPDMMRKEISSNQSANMDKGQRSLKADTLVNDIQGRFHFNRTRSSPELTESYVEVPSQSRHGRAPESGKSQASSTRLDNSRRKNLESNTLASHSIRSTDDPSSVRHISSRLSLDAAVESKSGSNSYQEESGLGAVADDFASVSGAQGMHQEEQDLVNMMASSTAHGFNGQAHLPLNLASGHLPLPMPPSILASMGYAQRNMGGMIPTNIPLIETPWGTNMPFPQGVVPSQLTHYFLGMGLSSNPEDHTDTASENFGAVETNSREADNDFWQEHDRGSSGGFDLDNGSFEMLQSDDKQQSTSAGYNFHPSARVGSSGGSMQVQQKFNEENQGSSRDDLVDDLQYQDNHGNEVYFDEKTASLRSLPATHSGSLRSKTSSESSWEGSSAKVSRSTREKRGRKNAPSSVPSAVYGKGKSGSEHSSTQADDDNRDWNALSTMGTEIVERSAGPQSASSLNVSRHQLPGYEPAQTSGSDSMISLAPVLLGPGSRQRAADNSGVLPIAFYPTGPPVPIFQLPFYNFPTEAGTSDSPQSHFSRDEGLDNSDSGQNFDSSEGVDHTEVLSTSDPVISASSGEPSELKSDILNGDFASHWQNLQYGRSCQNPWYPTSVMYPSPVVVPPGYLQGRIPWDGSGRPLSANMNLFTHLMSYGPRLVPVAPLQSLSNRPTSVYQRYVDEMPRYRSGTGTYLPNPKVSVRERHDRHSTSSRRGSYNYDRNDHHSDREGNWNASSKLRASGRNHNRNQAEKFNSRPDRMTASESRAERQWGSHRHESSSMYQSQNGPVRSNAAQNTSTNVAYGMYPLPAMNPGGVSANGPAMPSVVMLYPYDHNAGYNTPAEQLEFGTLGPVGFSSMNEVPQVNEGGRISGVFEEQRFRGGSVQRSSPDQPSSPHIQRGV; translated from the exons ATGGGCGAACATGAGCGGTGGGCGCAGCCACCAAGTGGGCTATTGCCGAATGGCTTGTTGCCCAACGAAGCAGCATCTGTGATGCGGCTGCTTGATTCGGAGCGATGGAAGAAAGCCGAGGAGAGAATTGAAGACCTTATTTCCTGCATTCAACCTAACGCACCATCCGAAGAGCATCGAAATGCGGTTGCAGATTATGTCCAGAGGCTCATAACCAAGTGCTTCCCTTGCCAG GTGTTCACCTTTGGTTCTGTACCCCTTAAGACATATTTGCCAGATGGAGATATTGACTTAACAGCCTTCAGTAAGAATCAAAATTTGAAGGACACATGGGCCCATCAGGTTCGTGATATGCTGGAGAAcgaggaaaaaaaagagaacgcTGAATTCCGTGTAAAGGAGGTTCAGTACATTCAGGCAGAA GTGAAGATAATTAAGTGCCTTGTGGAAAATATTGTAGTGGACATATCATTCAATCAGCTTGGAGGGTTGTGCACCCTTTGTTTCCTTGAGGAG GTTGATCATTTGATAAATCAGAAGCATTTATTCAAGCGTAGTATTATATTGATAAAGGCCTGGTGTTATTACGAGAGTCGTATATTGGGTGCTCACCATGGACTTATCTCAACTTATGCATTGGAGACCTTGGTTCTTTACATATTTCATGTTTTCAACAATTCCTTTGCTGGACCACTTGAG GTCCTTTATCGATTTCTAGAGTTCTTTAGCAAGTTTGACTGGGACAATTTTTGCGTTAGTCTTTGGGGTCCTGTACCCATTAGTTCACTTCCAGATGTAACAG CTGAACCTCCTCGAAAAGATGGTGGAGACTTGCTACTCAAAAAGTTTTTTCTTGAAGCTTGTAGTTCAGTGTATGCCGTTTTCCCTGGCGGTCAAGAAAATCAGGGGCAACCTTTTGTTTCCAAACATTTCAATGTCATTGATCCTTTGCGCGTAAACAACAACCTTGGACGTAGTGTAAGTAAAG GTAACTTCTTTAGAATACGCAGTGCATTTGCATTTGGGGCTAAACGACTGGCTAGGTTGCTTGATTGTCCCAAAGAGGACTTATATTTTGAAGTAAATCAGTTTTTTTTCAACACTTGGGATAGACATGGCAGCGGCCATCGTCCTGATGCACCAAGGAATGAATTGTGGCGCTTGAGATTAGGAAATCCGGACAACATACATGGGCCTGAAAATACCAGGAGCGATACGAGCAACAAAAAGAATGAGATTTTATCTGGTCGTGAAAATCAAGGAGATGGGATACACCGATTTTTTTATGTTCCTTCCCAGCAAGGGAATTTATCTTCGGAAAGTATAACCAGAGCTAGTGATGTATCAACGATAGCTCATTCTCAAACCCAAAAGAGCTATGGAAATGCAAATAATTCACAGGTCCCTGATATGATGAGGAAGGAAATCAGTTCGAATCAGAGTGCAAATATGGATAAAGGTCAGAGAAGTTTGAAAGCTGATACTTTGGTGAATGACATTCAAGGAAGATTTCATTTCAATAGAACACGTTCTAGTCCAGAGCTAACTGAAAGTTATGTTGAAGTTCCTTCTCAAAGTAGGCATGGTAGAGCCCCAGAAAGTGGGAAAAGCCAAGCTTCTTCTACAAGGTTGGATAATAGCAGGAGGAAGAACCTAGAATCTAATACTTTGGCTAGCCATAGCATTAGATCAACTGATGATCCTTCATCTGTCAGACACATTTCATCACGTCTAAGTCTTGATGCTGCCGTTGAATCAAAGAGTGGTTCAAATAGCTATCAGGAAGAATCAGGCTTGGGGGCTGTAGCTGATGATTTTGCATCTGTTTCAGGGGCACAAGGGATGCATCAGGAGGAACAAGATCTCGTTAACATGATGGCATCTTCTACCGCTCATGGTTTCAATGGACAAGCTCATCTTCCACTTAATTTGGCTTCTGGTCACCTACCACTACCAATGCCACCTTCCATTCTAGCTTCGATGGGGTATGCACAAAGAAATATGGGTGGGATGATTCCTACAAATATTCCCTTGATCGAAACTCCATGGGGCACAAATATGCCATTTCCACAAGGTGTTGTTCCATCACAATTAACACACTATTTCTTGGGTATGGGTTTGAGTTCAAATCCAGAAGACCATACTGACACTGCTAGCGAAAATTTTGGTGCTGTGGAAACAAATTCAAGGGAGGCTGATAATGATTTCTGGCAAGAGCATGACAGGGGCTCTAGCGGTGGGTTTGATCTTGATAACGGTAGTTTTGAAATGCTTCAGTCAGATGATAAGCAACAGTCAACTTCAGCTGGTTATAACTTTCATCCTTCAGCTCGAGTAGGCAGCTCTGGAGGTTCTATGCAAGTCCAACAGAAGTTTAATGAGGAAAACCAAGGTTCATCAAGGGATGATCTTGTAGATGATTTACAGTATCAAGATAACCATGGAAATGAAGTTTACTTCGATGAGAAAACTGCAAGTTTGAGGTCCTTACCTGCCACGCATTCTGGTTCTCTGAGAAGTAAAACCTCTTCTGAGAGTTCATGGGAAGGATCATCAGCAAAGGTATCAAGGTCAACGAGGGAAAAGCGTGGCAGGAAAAATGCTCCATCGTCAGTGCCGTCTGCTGTCTATGGGAAGGGTAAGAGTGGCTCCGAACATTCCTCAACTCAGGCAGATGATGATAATAGAGATTGGAATGCACTGTCAACAATGGGTACTGAAATTGTAGAAAGAAGCGCTGGACCTCAATCTGCTTCGTCTTTGAATGTTTCAAGGCATCAATTACCTGGATATGAACCAGCTCAGACAAGTGGATCAGATTCAATGATATCTCTTGCACCTGTGCTCTTAGGTCCTGGTTCACGGCAGAGAGCTGCAGATAATTCTGGGGTTCTTCCCATTGCATTTTATCCTACAGGGCCACCTGTTCCAATTTTTCAGCTTCCTTTTTACAATTTCCCAACTGAGGCAGGAACTTCTGATTCACCACAGAGCCATTTCAGTAGGGATGAGGGACTGGATAACAGTGATTCTGGTCAGAATTTTGATTCTTCAGAAGGAGTTGACCACACTGAGGTTTTAAGTACTTCTGATCCTGTGATAAGCGCTTCGTCTGGTGAGCCATCAGAGCTCAAATCTGATATTCTCAATGGTGACTTTGCTAGTCACTGGCAAAATTTACAATATGGAAGGTCTTGCCAGAACCCATGGTATCCTACATCTGTGATGTACCCTTCACCTGTTGTGGTGCCTCCTGGCTATTTGCAAGGACGGATTCCTTGGGATGGTTCTGGGAGACCTCTTTCAGCCAACATGAATCTCTTCACTCACCTTATGAGCTATGGACCTCGACTAGTTCCTGTTGCTCCTCTTCAGTCATTGTCTAATAGACCCACTAGTGTATATCAACGATATGTTGATGAAATGCCAAGATATCGTAGTGGGACTGGAACCTACCTGCCAAATCCT AAGGTTTCTGTAAGGGAACGCCACGACCGACATTCTACAAGTTCAAGAAGGGGAAGTTACAATTATGATAGAAATGACCACCATAGTGATAGAGAAGGGAACTGGAATGCCAGTTCAAAGTTGCGTGCTTCTGGACGCAACCATAATCGCAACCAGGCTGAGAAATTTAACTCAAGGCCAGACCGCATGACAGCAAGTGAGAGCCGAGCTGAAAGGCAATGGGGCTCACATAGGCATGAATCATCCTCTATGTACCAGTCTCAAAATGGTCCTGTCCGCTCAAATGCTGCACAGAATACGTCTACCAATGTGGCATATGGCATGTATCCACTTCCAGCCATGAACCCTGGTGGGGTGTCAGCAAATGGGCCGGCCATGCCATCCGTTGTGATGCTGTATCCTTATGATCATAATGCTGGCTATAATACACCTGCAGAACAGCTTGAGTTTGGCACTCTTGGACCAGTAGGGTTTTCAAGTATGAATGAAGTACCGCAAGTAAATGAGGGAGGCCGGATAAGTGGGGTATTTGAGGAACAAAGGTTTCGTGGTGGCTCTGTTCAACGGTCTTCACCTGATCAGCCTTCCTCACCTCACATCCAGAG